In Betta splendens chromosome 19, fBetSpl5.4, whole genome shotgun sequence, the following proteins share a genomic window:
- the raraa gene encoding retinoic acid receptor alpha-A isoform X1: MMYESVDVVGLNPSPNPFLMMDYYNQNRGCLIPEKGLLPGAPHPYSTSIRNQHWTGSNHSIETQSTSSEEIVPSPPSPPPPPRVYKPCFVCQDKSSGYHYGVSACEGCKGFFRRSIQKNMVYTCHREKNCIINKVTRNRCQYCRLQKCLEVGMSKESVRNDRNKKKKDEKKQECTESYVLSPDTEQMIDRVRKAHQDTFPSLCQLGKYTTTNSSERRVSLDVDLWDKFSELSTKCIIKTVEFAKQLPGFTTLTIADQITLLKAACLDILILRICTRYTPEQDTMTFSDGLTLNRTQMHNAGFGPLTDLVFAFANQLLPLEMDDAETGLLSAICLLCGDRQDLEQSDKVDVLQEPLLEALKIYVRKRRPHKPHMFPKMLMKITDLRSISAKGAERVITLKMEIPGSMPPLIQEMLENSEGLESGASGSRPSGDATGSSSPSPSPSSAQSSPATQSP, encoded by the exons ATGATGTATGAGAGTGTGGACGTTGTGGGACTGAATCCCAGCCCGAACCCGTTTTTAATGATGGATTACTACAACCAGAACAGAGGATGCTTGATCCCGGAGAAAGGACTTCTACCCGGAGCGCCCCATCCTTACAGCACGTCCATCAGGAACCAGCACTGGACCGGCTCCAATCACT CGATAGAGACCCAGAGCACCAGCTCAGAGGAGATCGTGCCAAGCCCGCcctcgcctccgccgccgccccgcGTCTACAAACCCTGCTTTGTGTGCCAGGACAAGTCCTCAGGGTACCACTATGGTGTCAGCGCCTGCGAGGGCTGCAAG GGCTTCTTTCGGAGGAGCATCCAGAAGAACATGGTGTACACTTGTCACCGGGAGAAGAACTGCATCATCAACAAAGTCACCCGCAACCGCTGCCAGTACTGTCGGCTGCAGAAGTGCCTGGAAGTCGGAATGTCAAAGGAAT CCGTGAGGAACGACaggaataagaagaagaaggacgAGAAGAAGCAGGAGTGCACCGAGAGCTACGTGCTGAGTCCGGACACGGAGCAGATGATCGACCGGGTTCGCAAGGCGCATCAGGACACCTTCCCATCTCTCTGCCAGCTGGGCAAATACACTACG ACTAACAGCTCAGAACGACGCGTGTCCCTGGATGTGGACCTGTGGGATAAATTCAGTGAACTCTCGACCAAGTGCATCATCAAGACGGTGGAGTTCGCCAAGCAGCTGCCCGGCTTCACCACGCTCACTATTGCTGACCAGATCACCCTGCTCAAAGCGGCCTGTCTGGACATCCTG ATACTGCGGATCTGTACGCGTTACACTCCAGAGCAGGACACCATGACGTTCTCAGATGGACTCACGCTAAACCGAACCCAGATGCACAACGCCGGCTTCGGGCCCCTCACCGACCTCGTTTTTGCCTTTGCCAACCAGCTCCTTCCCCTGGAGATGGACGACGCGGAGACGGGGCTGCTCAGCGCCATCTGTTTGCTGTGTGGAG ATCGTCAGGATTTGGAACAGTCGGATAAGGTGGATGTTCTGCAGGAACCCCTTCTGGAGGCCCTAAAGATATacgtgaggaagaggaggccccACAAACCCCACATGTTCCCTAAGATGCTGATGAAGATAACGGATCTGAGAAGCATCAGCGCTAAAG GGGCTGAGCGCGTCATCACCCTCAAGATGGAGATCCCCGGCTCCATGCCCCCTCTCATCCAGGAGATGCTGGAGAACTCGGAAGGCCTGGAAAGTGGAGCGTCAGGGAGCCGGCCCAGTGGCGACGCCACGGgcagctccagccccagtcctTCCCCCAGCTCTGCCCAAAGCAGTCCAGCTACACAATCGCCGTAG